Proteins from one Mucilaginibacter jinjuensis genomic window:
- a CDS encoding type IV pilin protein gives MKCLPLKIKKHHYVKAFTLTEALVVLIIIGIMILWALPNFMPVLTKAKEMEAKIQLEHIQTLEKSYFYEHSKYTNDLTELGFIQEKLSTEGKDGRANYKIEISNFTTTTFTATATAVVDFNGDGKFSVWQIDQDKTLKEVTPD, from the coding sequence ATGAAGTGTCTTCCCCTAAAAATAAAAAAGCATCACTACGTAAAAGCATTTACGCTTACAGAAGCGCTAGTTGTTTTGATCATCATTGGCATTATGATCTTATGGGCTTTGCCTAATTTTATGCCGGTACTTACTAAAGCGAAAGAAATGGAGGCCAAGATCCAATTGGAACACATTCAGACTTTAGAAAAAAGTTACTTCTACGAACACTCCAAATATACGAACGATCTTACTGAACTCGGTTTTATCCAGGAGAAACTATCCACAGAAGGCAAGGACGGTAGGGCAAATTACAAGATTGAAATCTCAAATTTCACTACTACTACTTTTACCGCTACTGCTACAGCAGTAGTAGATTTTAATGGGGACGGTAAATTTAGTGTATGGCAAATTGATCAAGACAAAACGTTAAAAGAGGTGACCCCTGACTAA
- a CDS encoding DUF6443 domain-containing protein, which translates to MKTQHILNRIKRRYFALSLLLFAGLAVHAQTNVNGSMTGTISSGEYYSSGSIHITNAHINPGAGQRVHIYTVGDCLPLNNLALSTTQNYVSTVVPRIPGYVPGNTGYSTCDVMQTVQYIDGLGRPLQTVQVKGNPNATRDVVQPVAYDQFGREATKYLPYTTASNDGSYKADALTTGQNSFYNAPPSGVPTITIPSATTVFEASPLNRTLEQGAPGNDWQPAGTPNTTASAGHTVKVSYGSNATGEVVLWVVNSNGNGATGTGPYDPSQLYKTTTTDENGNQSIEFKDKENHVVCKKVQSGTNTFQSTCYVYDDLNNLRYVIPQMPGAYPTSFAETDGVFQNYIYGYHYDERNRLVQKKIPGKDWEYMVYNQLDQLVLTQDGTHRANKQWILTKYDALGRVILTGLFKDTATPALTQAQLQTNIYAAAQYETYTGTGLGYTLNSYPALSWVFTLNFYDNYNYPNNPYNTTVSNTLTQPTGLLTASKTAVLLPDGTFGPMLWTVHFYDSKGRQAQTYQQHYLNGGTSNSDYDETAFSYNFNDQVTQTTRHHYTQANTSSPALTVGTAYTYDHMGRKTQTNEQLNGGANVLLSQEDYNEVGQLMTKHLGNNAQQVAYTYNERGWLTGSSAPLFAMQLNYNTGAAPQWNGNISQMTYLTTKTAQPGNRTFNYTYDNLNRLKVAAFSGGLATDALDENISYDELGNITQLSRANAGTLNYTSYTGSQLNTVTGYSPRSYVYDANGNATSDGQGQQIDYNMLNLPQDTKRNNAIVARYTYDASGQKLRNTGSDGTWDYINGVVYKNGTVAFIQTDEGRIANNNGTYNYEYNLQDHLGNNRVSFDIYNGAARVVQEDEYYSFGLRKPGGYDYSNNNRYLYNGKEIQTDLTNQYDYGARFYDPVIGRWTTPDPLAEKMRRYSPYNYAFDNPMRFVDPDGMEPTPAEAARMARHVYGDQKDNILKGGWRVSHRDFGISLTSENGLKSQVYERVVKGKVTEYSYATAGTEPNWKDVGADVKQPLGLSKQYEDAANNAKTISGILGKTELTFTGHSLGGGEAALNALVTDRKAITFNAAGVGDITKIAEGNWKTPFKSESGIDAFILRTDPLNTLQNNSPIMPDVNGNRHYLWPKDIPSVYNGHSMDNILKNFPIK; encoded by the coding sequence TTGAAAACACAACATATTTTAAACAGGATAAAGCGGCGATATTTTGCTTTATCACTGTTATTATTCGCAGGACTTGCCGTGCATGCCCAAACCAATGTAAACGGTTCAATGACCGGTACCATATCATCGGGCGAATACTATAGCAGCGGGTCCATCCATATCACCAATGCCCATATTAATCCGGGAGCCGGTCAGCGGGTGCATATTTATACCGTAGGCGACTGCCTGCCTTTAAACAATCTGGCATTAAGCACAACGCAGAACTATGTTAGTACAGTAGTTCCGCGTATACCTGGCTACGTTCCTGGCAATACGGGTTATAGTACCTGCGATGTAATGCAGACGGTACAATATATCGACGGCCTGGGCAGGCCCCTACAAACGGTACAGGTGAAAGGCAACCCCAATGCCACACGCGATGTGGTACAGCCGGTAGCATACGATCAGTTTGGACGTGAGGCTACCAAATACCTGCCCTATACCACAGCCAGTAATGATGGCAGTTATAAAGCAGATGCATTGACCACCGGTCAGAATAGTTTTTATAATGCCCCGCCGTCAGGGGTGCCCACGATTACCATCCCTTCGGCCACAACTGTTTTCGAAGCATCGCCACTCAACAGGACTTTGGAACAAGGCGCACCGGGTAACGACTGGCAACCGGCTGGTACACCCAATACCACAGCAAGTGCAGGCCATACGGTAAAGGTTAGCTATGGGAGTAATGCTACCGGTGAAGTAGTACTATGGGTTGTTAACAGTAACGGTAATGGGGCAACAGGCACTGGTCCATACGACCCTAGTCAGTTGTATAAAACAACTACCACCGATGAAAACGGTAACCAAAGCATCGAGTTCAAAGACAAGGAAAACCACGTAGTTTGCAAAAAGGTACAATCAGGAACCAATACTTTCCAGTCGACCTGTTATGTGTATGACGACCTGAACAACCTGCGGTATGTGATTCCGCAGATGCCTGGTGCCTACCCAACCAGTTTTGCCGAAACCGATGGCGTGTTCCAAAACTACATCTACGGTTACCACTATGATGAACGGAACCGGTTAGTGCAAAAGAAGATCCCGGGCAAGGACTGGGAATACATGGTGTATAACCAGCTTGATCAATTGGTGCTTACCCAAGACGGTACCCACCGGGCTAATAAGCAATGGATACTGACGAAGTACGACGCTTTAGGCCGTGTGATCTTAACCGGTTTGTTTAAAGACACGGCAACACCTGCATTAACCCAGGCACAACTGCAAACCAACATTTACGCCGCAGCGCAATATGAAACATATACCGGTACAGGCTTAGGGTATACCTTAAACAGTTACCCGGCATTAAGCTGGGTATTTACACTCAACTTTTATGATAACTATAATTATCCTAATAACCCATATAATACTACGGTAAGCAATACTTTAACACAGCCAACCGGTTTACTAACGGCAAGTAAAACAGCTGTCTTATTGCCCGACGGCACCTTTGGGCCCATGTTATGGACGGTTCACTTTTACGATAGCAAAGGCAGGCAGGCACAAACCTACCAGCAGCATTACCTTAATGGTGGCACAAGTAACAGTGATTATGATGAAACGGCCTTCAGTTATAACTTTAACGACCAGGTAACCCAAACGACCAGGCACCATTACACCCAGGCCAATACCAGCAGCCCGGCATTAACCGTAGGTACAGCTTACACTTACGACCACATGGGCCGTAAAACCCAGACGAATGAACAACTGAACGGCGGAGCCAATGTGTTACTGAGCCAGGAAGATTATAACGAGGTTGGGCAACTGATGACCAAGCACCTGGGTAATAATGCACAACAGGTAGCTTATACGTACAACGAACGGGGCTGGTTAACAGGTAGCAGTGCTCCACTGTTTGCTATGCAGCTCAACTACAATACAGGAGCTGCACCGCAATGGAACGGCAACATCAGCCAGATGACCTACTTAACGACAAAGACAGCCCAACCTGGCAATCGTACATTTAATTATACTTACGATAACCTGAACAGGTTGAAAGTTGCCGCTTTCTCGGGTGGACTGGCAACCGATGCACTCGATGAAAACATCAGTTATGATGAACTGGGCAACATTACCCAGTTAAGCAGGGCTAATGCAGGCACACTCAACTATACCAGCTATACAGGTAGCCAGCTTAACACCGTAACCGGGTATAGTCCGCGCAGCTATGTTTATGACGCCAATGGTAACGCTACCTCTGACGGACAAGGCCAGCAGATTGATTACAATATGCTTAACTTACCGCAGGATACCAAACGCAATAATGCCATTGTGGCCCGTTACACTTATGATGCCTCAGGACAAAAGCTTCGTAATACGGGCAGCGATGGTACCTGGGACTATATTAATGGTGTAGTTTACAAAAATGGAACCGTAGCGTTTATCCAAACCGACGAAGGACGCATTGCCAATAATAACGGTACTTATAATTACGAATACAATCTGCAAGACCACTTAGGCAATAACCGGGTGAGCTTTGATATTTACAATGGGGCTGCTCGTGTGGTGCAGGAAGATGAATACTATAGTTTCGGCCTGCGCAAACCTGGAGGTTATGATTACTCAAACAATAACCGTTATCTTTATAATGGAAAGGAGATACAAACAGATTTAACTAACCAATATGATTATGGCGCGCGGTTTTATGATCCTGTAATAGGCCGTTGGACAACACCTGATCCGCTTGCGGAGAAGATGAGACGGTACTCTCCTTACAATTATGCTTTCGATAATCCAATGCGGTTTGTCGATCCAGATGGAATGGAGCCTACACCTGCGGAGGCAGCTCGAATGGCTCGACATGTTTATGGTGATCAAAAGGATAACATATTGAAAGGAGGCTGGCGAGTGTCTCATAGAGATTTTGGAATATCACTTACTAGTGAAAATGGCTTAAAATCTCAAGTTTATGAACGGGTGGTTAAAGGCAAAGTAACTGAGTACTCGTATGCCACAGCCGGAACAGAACCTAACTGGAAAGATGTTGGAGCCGATGTAAAACAGCCATTGGGTTTATCGAAACAATATGAAGATGCAGCAAACAACGCAAAAACAATCTCTGGTATTCTAGGAAAGACAGAGTTGACGTTTACTGGGCACTCACTAGGAGGTGGGGAAGCGGCGTTAAATGCTTTAGTTACAGATAGAAAGGCCATTACTTTTAATGCGGCGGGTGTGGGTGATATAACTAAGATTGCTGAAGGTAACTGGAAAACTCCATTTAAATCTGAAAGTGGGATAGACGCTTTTATATTACGGACAGACCCTCTGAACACACTTCAGAACAACAGCCCTATAATGCCTGATGTAAACGGGAATCGCCATTACTTATGGCCAAAAGATATCCCTTCCGTGTACAATGGCCATAGCATGGATAATATATTAAAGAACTTTCCAATAAAGTAA
- a CDS encoding ankyrin repeat domain-containing protein — protein MKTILIPIIMSLLLISCTGTNHDNNVDKSNLTGEDYRLFQGTPASELAMFVKDENVKGIEQIVKKDPRLINYQEPKYGNTLLKMTIMNQQWKPFKALIDNKADVSIHNTFSGASALIEACSSKHYDIKYAELLLKSGANVNDVETGKRKAGNSTRLTPLMAAVKTGSVELVELLVKNGANINYVNEFKQSALSTAILTAKYNVALSLLEGGADYKAPIFYREEESKDMYLVDVLREAFVDLDTEDHKNKMKIISFLESKGVSYKNAPIPDYIKKKAQENYPNDWKNYLEKY, from the coding sequence ATGAAAACAATATTAATACCGATAATAATGTCTTTGTTGCTGATTTCTTGTACAGGCACTAATCACGATAACAACGTGGATAAATCAAATTTGACGGGCGAGGATTATCGACTTTTTCAAGGAACCCCAGCATCCGAATTAGCTATGTTTGTAAAGGATGAGAATGTAAAGGGTATAGAGCAAATAGTAAAAAAAGATCCAAGGCTTATCAATTACCAGGAACCTAAATATGGAAATACCCTGTTGAAAATGACCATAATGAATCAGCAATGGAAACCATTTAAAGCATTAATTGACAATAAAGCAGATGTTAGCATACATAATACATTCAGCGGTGCGTCCGCTTTGATAGAAGCTTGTTCTTCCAAACACTATGATATCAAATACGCAGAACTACTTTTAAAAAGTGGGGCAAATGTTAATGATGTAGAAACCGGAAAAAGAAAAGCAGGCAATTCAACTCGCCTTACTCCATTAATGGCCGCTGTAAAAACGGGTAGCGTAGAATTGGTAGAACTACTTGTTAAAAATGGGGCTAATATCAATTACGTAAACGAGTTTAAACAATCTGCTTTGAGTACTGCGATACTAACAGCCAAATATAATGTTGCCCTAAGCTTACTTGAAGGAGGAGCTGATTATAAAGCGCCCATCTTTTACAGAGAAGAAGAAAGTAAGGATATGTATTTGGTTGATGTGTTGCGGGAAGCTTTCGTTGATTTAGACACAGAAGACCATAAAAATAAGATGAAGATTATATCCTTTCTTGAAAGTAAGGGTGTTAGTTATAAAAATGCGCCTATACCGGATTATATAAAAAAGAAAGCTCAAGAGAACTACCCAAATGATTGGAAAAATTACTTAGAAAAGTATTAG